From a single Macrobrachium rosenbergii isolate ZJJX-2024 chromosome 9, ASM4041242v1, whole genome shotgun sequence genomic region:
- the LOC136841542 gene encoding vitellogenin-like, with amino-acid sequence MLALAFFQILSFVICAAAGQTLVHYYPSPWPASVPRCSTECPIAGSPKLAYATGKTYYYSYTGKSHIHLGDAEGAYTDTEWSSQVEVSWLSPCDMAISIKNPSFGASSGSPKPHVLERYPLILAVVDGRVQQACSHPEDDVWSVNMKKGIASAFQNSLPSNSSINTGLNFTETDIIGNCSTLYSVNNEGENVIVEKIKNHRFCQDYYVDRDESPKLWPKFPIPMKESVSECKQEITKGIYLSITCKDRKIIRPAYGSYRYIKASQESILRFQSESGDLPPSVTTLRGHLVHKTLRYDQKTPNKDSSIVAKLDEALKKVCQKTKNGAEADTAKEVAKALRYLRRVPEEEIEKTLEKIRGGQICGEKQKLESLFLDSLAFIREAGAVKVMVQELISGRAKAGQSALYASAFYLMPRPSIQSVQALKPLFENYQRFPRTTVAAASMVNTYCRQNPRCYDKAQVKDLVHVLISKVSLLCSRLAQEEDREEALVLLKAIGNMGVMTTEAANPLIQCIEKEEADRSIRMEATQAFRNVQCDQEFRQARKQLVSIAVNPAIDTEARIGSYLAAVRCADNEDLWKITSELGKEQNTQVRGFILSHLLNIQESSAPHKEYLKYLLTYIVLPSNFTGDIRKYSQNIDISYYTPVFDVGAGMESNIIYAPGSFLPRSASTNLTVALGKTPFNMGEIGVRFDGLEPILEELLGPEGYIRRTPTGKIFEDLSSSISGKLSKIQEHFKSSLRQRRAIDTSLMSQLFNKLYGDKRYHLPKADIYARMNGQEIAFASLAGDLNSVIVDQLTDRFFNGVDGLIEWAVNINVDSVRTAQVYLDYHLPTIQGFPLKIDLECTAVAGLKLGKKVGGQAEGGPDGVQFQPSLSIQVDGFIGFDLYVAHTGIKTTNHLVTSPNLSFNINHSSGNGFELEVDLPEKMELLKMKSETFLLKGVLGHPDTRVNPSSVRSTRFQAKSCMTRMESALGVNICYAVNLPNVFQSEGLPLGPPSLIKLFLKKSEPGMRGYNIKADIQNTSGKKEIKIEVVTPGSASARRASGLIIYTTEGDASVFSCLLESQSQGGIKVELKNKWTHSEKMFELNTYCSQNRIYSPDTKGIEARFQTNDDEQEIHLDAYLHTANTIREYLDINFEVEGDLRHSGMKIPLPSRLHKFECIVATHRWNVVATIQKASMSQYNSVLKLGQKATEVIDFKGSHIIEGSSHHDLTIKTDIAGKIRSSQYRAQFVLYANDAKTGMTVEIASEGDRAKITELQILHERSGEMRNITFLLGIPGYVNTIVCQASATHQGSSNYQIEVSAKHSGKALIQVEGPVTVHLSSKLTQLHFQLSFVFLYSRPYSVKTAIVFGPQKQLLSFELGNQSEYPTQIEWSMSTHDGQETRMNFRADLPHLIKKSVSVFVSEKTLHLTIDDVLLPKSSAPLKFKGFLDIEFENKKVMCDFTWDSEETQDNKFKADISLVSASSTLQNSFLQGTWTYLENSGIFKTELRLADPYTWFTGFNTVIVDITTSSQRAYHLNAEIQNELTTSTPKVAVKIFWKAPENNVFKFSSKNWIQWLDEPGNVVAVSKSEFTSPEGQQSEILVEVNHLRTGSQREAYVKIQITNPSLQQPVNIKLALDNQPGRYSLSWTLGMSSPLDAAMYELRLAPEGGVEAFRVELKLQEVRELLKSINCLLSSCPPSVYSEPQEAQTTYLFLYERPTSASHSLGIHTPSRKMEGEMKYSQSEISLRFHPRMGLGEPKYELYFSHSEFSWGQPSRLQGRLSIPGLPKELHVDVQYTRDEHVMTGSYELDIFPNAEDKIVGKLVSRVISPETVVVEVMFQGKALKVIPKITVTAAYGPQTIGFDYTFQKTSFSPVSLLISGKLDVSFGRNSACSFIVAADDRKVIDISGSVQPHQSPECSGISVQSKAHSSVTGHYDVSAEWCKPWLISFFSQRHESDHRYKVTLGMESLKRIEISVAESNSETGEQRVLGMSRVKLLSPTVIMIETKYEKDQLLSLKNSLHEKWSRLLSSAGPWLDNMGHEVLRESDAGSPLSQLAKIWHEISNEASRIYEDLEYDGVIPSKLVGLKIFGNIVHGFTTRYRKIWSKYEQAQQQISSILSETIRKLKSEFHDMSQFVTEVVLGGARSLQTGRMPESIHRILSQIEESSLYRDVRRKLDSLLSEHPEEYEGFKQVVEKVQKTLARDLDEQRRHFMSFKNPQQVVSWFVNQLNFEHLVFNNIDQFIKTVIASVFLVPLQMDGNHIKLLLPVHRPVNSLPEALHYLSTSQVPTVDTALWSMDSLMPTPADNLIWAYYSLVPRHARYLFPPYNRTALVVDGTGILTFDGAVLRAPRSPCKVLLVQHKLESLVMQNLQPAYIPHFVLKSSETKVEVKPDFTVTINGQPITGPQRKQGKVEVYKKAEKIEVRTPYITLYVYQRSHTIAVEVSGWTFGQLAGLLGTYDGEMSNDWITPDGSRPSNMQELVKSWQEDQSCQTPGVSPDGLLRAPVTEIAQCNALFSGRSRCNPVIRPDPFLQICYTSEHACHVARAYTALCAIVGVADVFPTGC; translated from the exons ATGCTCGCCTTGGCTTTCTTCCAGATCCTGAGCTTCGTGATCTGCGCCGCCGCTGGTCAAACGCTTGTGCATTACTATCCAT CCCCATGGCCTGCAAGTGTGCCCAGGTGTTCAACAGAATGCCCAATTGCTGGATCACCCAAACTGGCCTATGCAACTGGAAAGACCTACTACTACTCATACACCGGAAAATCTCACATCCACTTGGGAGACGCCGAAGGAGCCTACACAGATACAGAATGGTCCTCCCAAGTTGAAGTGTCCTGGCTGAGTCCTTGCGACATGGCCATATCTATCAAGAATCCTTCCTTTGGAGCCAGTTCAG GTTCTCCCAAGCCCCACGTTCTTGAGAGGTACCCCTTGATACTAGCTGTTGTTGACGGTCGAGTGCAACAAGCTTGCAGCCATCCAGAAGATGATGTTTGGTCAGTGAACATGAAGAAGGGTATTGCCTCAGCCTTCCAGAATTCCCTTCCTTCAAACTCTTCTATTAATACTGGGCTAAACTTTACTGAG ACTGATATCATTGGCAACTGCTCAACATTGTACAGTGTGAACAATGAAGGAGAAAATGTTATCGTAGAGAAGATAAAGAATCATCGTTTTTGCCAGGATTATTATGTTGACAGAGATGAATCACCCaagctttggcctaaatttcccATTCCCATGAAGGAATCTGTTTCTGAGTGTAAACAAGAAATTACTAAAggcatctatttatctatcacaTGTAAAGACAGGAAGATCATCCGCCCAGCCTATGGTTCTTACAGATATATTAAGGCCAGTCAGGAGTCTATCCTTAGGTTCCAGTCAGAATCAGGAGACCTTCCACCATCTGTCACTACCCTTCGAGGCCATCTTGTTCATAAAACTCTGCGCTATGACCAAAAAACTCCGAATAAGGATTCCTCCATAGTTGCCAAACTGGATGAAGCACTCAAGAAAGTCTGTCAAAAAACAAAGAATGGGGCAGAGGCTGATACTGCGAAGGAAGTAGCAAAAGCTCTGCGCTATTTGCGACGTGTTcctgaagaagaaatagaaaaaacttTGGAAAAGATTCGTGGTGGTCAAATTTGtggagaaaaacaaaagcttGAGAGTCTCTTCTTGGATTCATTAGCCTTTATACGTGAAGCTGGGGCAGTTAAAGTTATGGTACAAGAACTTATATCAGGAAGGGCCAAGGCAGGACAGTCTGCCCTGTATGCTTCTGCTTTCTATTTGATGCCAAGACCCAGCATTCAATCAGTTCAAGCTCTAAAACCtctttttgaaaattaccaacGCTTCCCAAGAACTACAGTGGCAGCCGCATCTATGGTGAACACTTACTGCAGACAGAATCCTAGATGCTATGATAAAGCTCAAGTTAAAGATCTGGTACACGTTCTAATCAGTAAAGTTAGTCTGCTTTGCTCTCGCCTAGCccaagaagaagacagagaagaggCCCTTGTGTTACTAAAAGCTATAGGTAACATGGGAGTGATGACTACAGAGGCAGCTAATCCCCTTATCCAGTGCATAGAAAAGGAAGAGGCAGATAGAAGCATTCGTATGGAAGCTACCCAGGCCTTCAGGAATGTTCAGTGTGACCAGGAG TTCAGACAGGCAAGGAAGCAATTAGTGAGTATTGCTGTTAACCCTGCTATAGACACAGAGGCTCGAATTGGATCATACCTGGCTGCAGTCAGGTGCGCTGACAATGAGGACCTTTGGAAGATTACCAGTGAATTAGGGAAAGAACAAAACACTCAAG TACGAGGATTCATCTTGAGCCATCTTCTGAATATTCAAGAATCAAGTGCGCCACACAAGGAATACCTGAAGTACCTACTTACCTACATAGTTCTACCATCCAACTTCACAGGTGACATTAGAAAATATTCCCAGAATATCGACATTTCCTACTATACACCAGTTTTTGATGTGGGAGCTGGCATGGAATCCAATATCATATATGCTCCAGGGTCTTTCCTCCCTCGATCTGCGAGCACGAATTTAACTGTCGCCCTCGGAAAGACACCATTCAACATGGGAGAAATTGGTGTTCGATTTGATGGATTAGAACCTATTTTAGAAGAGCTCCTTGGACCAGAAGGATACATAAGAAGAACTCCTACAGGGAAGATCTTTGAGGATCTCTCCTCTTCCATATCAGGGAAATTATCGAAGATCCAGGAGCATTTCAAAAGTTCCTTGAGGCAAAGAAGAGCTATTGATACTTCCCTAATGTCACAGCTCTTTAATAAATTGTATGGTGACAAGAGGTATCATTTGCCAAAGGCAGACATTTACGCAAGAATGAATGGCCAAGAAATAGCTTTTGCCTCTCTTGCAGGAGACTTGAACAGCGTCATTGTTGACCAGTTAACTGATAGATTCTTTAATGGTGTTGATGGCCTCATTGAATGGGCAGTTAATATCAATGTAGATTCTGTAAGAACTGCTCAGGTTTACTTAGATTATCATTTGCCTACAATCCAAGGATTTCCCTTGAAAATTGATTTAGAATGTACAGCCGTGGCTGGCCTGAAGCTTGGCAAAAAAGTTGGAGGGCAAGCTGAAGGAGGCCCAGATGGAGTGCAATTCCAACCAAGCTTGTCCATACAGGTTGATGGATTCATTGGCTTTGATTTATATGTTGCCCATACTGGAATTAAGACAACAAATCACTTAGTCACATCCCCAAATTTAAGCTTCAACATCAACCACTCCAGTGGTAATGGCTTTGAACTTGAAGTTGATTTGCCAGAAAAAATGGAACTTCTGAAGATGAAGAGTGAAACATTCCTTCTCAAAGGGGTGCTGGGACATCCTGACACTAGAGTTAATCCTTCATCTGTGAGAAGTACAAGATTTCAAGCAAAGTCATGCATGACAAGAATGGAATCAGCCCTTGGTGTCAATATTTGCTATGCTGTCAATCTGCCAAATGTATTCCAAAGTGAAGGTCTTCCTCTTGGACCACCATCCCTTATCAAACTGTTCTTAAAGAAGTCAGAACCAGGAATGAGGGGTTACAATATTAAAGCTGATATTCAAAATACTTCaggtaagaaagaaattaaaattgaagTAGTCACTCCTGGGTCAGCCTCTGCCAGGAGAGCTAGCGGTCTTATTATCTACACCACTGAAGGAGATGCCAGTGTTTTCTCTTGCTTACTTGAATCACAAAGTCAAGGAGGAATAAAAGTGGAACTCAAAAACAAGTGGACACACTCAGAGAAAATGTTTGAGCTCAATACTTATTGCAGCCAAAATAGGATATATTCTCCTGATACCAAAGGTATTGAAGCTAGATTCCAGACGAATGATGATGAACAGGAAATCCATCTGGATGCCTATCTTCATACTGCAAACACCATCCGGGAATATCTTGACATAAACTTTGAAG TTGAAGGAGATTTGAGGCACAGTGGAATGAAGATCCCTCTTCCTAGCAGGCTACATAAATTTGAATGCATTGTTGCCACACACAGATGGAATGTTGTGGCAACCATCCAAAAGGCCAGCATGTCTCAGTATAACTCAGTCCTCAAATTAGGACAGAAGGCAACAGAAGTGATTGATTTCAAGGGTAGCCACATCATTGAAGGAAGTTCACATCATGACCTAACAATAAAAACAGATATAGCTG GGAAAATAAGAAGCAGTCAGTACAGGGCACAGTTTGTTTTGTATGCTAATGATGCAAAAACAGGTATGACAGTGGAAATTGCCAGTGAAGGAGACAGGGCAAAAATCACTGAGCTACAGATTCTTCATGAGCGTTCTGGAGAGATGCGCAATATTACGTTTTTG CTTGGTATCCCGGGATATGTCAACACAATTGTATGCCAGGCATCTGCAACACACCAAGGATCCTCCAACTACCAGATTGAAGTTAGCGCCAAACATAGTGGGAAAGCTCTTATTCAGGTTGAAGGACCTGTAACAGTACATCTTTCATCAAAACTCACTCAGCTTCACTTCCAGTTGAGTTTTGTATTCTTATATAGTCGACCATACTCTGTCAAGACAGCCATTGTATTTGGCCCCCAAAAGCAGCTTTTGTCATTTGAGTTAGGTAACCAGTCAGAATATCCTACACAGATTGAATGGAGTATGTCAACCCATGATGGTCAAGAAACTAGGATGAATTTCAGAGCTGATTTACCCCACCTAATCAAGAAGTCAGTCAGTGTTTTTGTCAGTGAAAAAACACTTCACTTAACCATTGATGATGTCCTGCTACCTAAAAGTTCTGCACCACTGAAGTTTAAGGGTTTCCTGGACAttgagtttgaaaataaaaaagtaatgtgtGACTTTACCTGGGACTCTGAGGAAACTCAAGATAACAAGTTTAAAGCTGATATCAGCCTAGTGAGTGCTTCTTCCACATTGCAAAACAGCTTCCTTCA AGGCACCTGGACCTATCTAGAGAACAGTGGTATATTTAAGACTGAGCTAAGGCTAGCTGATCCTTACACTTGGTTCACTGGATTTAACACTGTGATAGTAGACATAACTACATCATCCCAGAGAGCCTACCATTTGAATGCTGAAATTCAGAATGAACTGACAACCTCAACACCTAAGGTGGctgtgaaaatattttggaaagctcctgaaaataatgtgttcaaattttcatctaaaaattGGATTCAGTGGCTTGATGAACCTGGGAATGTAGTAGCGGTCTCTAAGTCAGAATTCACATCTCCTGAAGGACAGCAAAGTGAAATACTCGTTGAAGTAAACCACCTGAGAACAGGGAGCCAGCGTGAAGCATATGTGAAG ATCCAGATTACAAATCCATCACTACAGCAGCCAGTGAATATCAAACTTGCACTAGACAATCAACCTGGAAGATATAGCTTGAGTTGGACATTAGGAATGAGTAGTCCACTTGATGCTGCAATGTATGAACTACGGTTAGCTCCTGAAGGTGGAGTTGAGGCATTCAGAGTCGAGCTGAAACTTCAAGAAGTTAGGGAGCTTTTGAAATCAATCAATTGTCTTCTCTCTTCTTGTCCTCCTTCTGTATACAGTGAACCTCAAGAGGCCCAAACAACTTACCTATTTTTGTACGAAAGGCCTACATCCGCCTCTCATTCACTTGGAATTCATACTCCTTCTCGCAAGATGGAAGGAGAGATGAAGTATTCCCAGTCAGAAATCAGTTTGAGGTTCCATCCTAGGATGGGTCTCGGTGAACCAAAGTATGAGTTATATTTCAGCCACTCAGAGTTTTCTTGGGGTCAACCTTCTCGTCTGCAAGGTCGTTTGAGCATTCCAGGGCTTCCTAAAGAACTCCATGTTGATGTGCAGTATACAAGAGATGAGCATGTAATGACAGGATCATATGAACTGGACATTTTCCCCAATGCTGAGGACAAGATAGTAGGAAAGTTGGTGTCACGGGTCATATCACCAGAAACTGTTGTTGTTGAAGTTATGTTTCAAGGAAAG gcacttaaagttattcccaagataacAGTAACTGCTGCTTATGGTCCTCAAACAATTGGATTTGACTACACATTCCAGAAAACTTCCTTTTCTCCTGTCTCTTTGCTAATTTCTGGGAAACTTGACGTGAGTTTTGGTAGAAATTCCGCTTGCTCATTCATTGTGGCAGCTGACGACAGAAAAGTCATTGATATTTCCGGTTCTGTCCAACCCCATCAAAGCCCTGAGTGTTCTGGAATTTCGGTCCAGTCTAAGGCTCATTCATCTGTGACTGGACATTATGATGTATCTGCTGAATGGTGCAAACCATGGCTAATCAGCTTCTTCAGCCAGAGGCACGAGAGTGACCACAGGTACAAAGTGACCTTAGGTATGGAAAGCTTAAAGAGGATAGAGATTAGCGTGGCAGAATCTAATTCAGAAACTGGCGAACAAAGAGTTCTTGGAATGTCCCGTGTAAAGCTCCTGTCTCCAACGGTAATAATGATCGagacaaaatatgaaaaggatcAGCTACTCAGCCTTAAG aattcaTTACATGAAAAATGGTCGAGGCTTCTTTCGTCTGCTGGACCATGGCTTGATAACATGGGCCATGAAGTATTGCGAGAATCGGATGCTGGTTCTCCTTTATCCCAACTGGCAAAGATTTGGCATGAAATTAGCAATGAAGCCAGCAGGATCTATGAAGACTTGGAGTACGATGGTGTCATCCCTTCCAAACTTGTTGGGCTTAAAATCTTCGGTAATATTGTGCATGGTTTCACAACCAGGTATCGGAAGATTTGGTCGAAGTATGAACAGGCTCAACAACAAATATCTTCAATACTATCTGagacaataagaaaattaaaatcagaatTCCATGATATGTCTCAGTTCGTTACTGAAG TTGTTCTAGGGGGTGCCCGTTCACTGCAAACTGGAAGGATGCCAGAGTCTATTCACAGAATTTTGAGCCAAATAGAGGAGTCTTCCCTGTACAGAGACGTCAGACGCAAACTAGATTCACTGTTAAGTGAACATCCTGAAGAATATGAAGGTTTCAAACAGGTagtagaaaaagtgcagaaaaccTTAGCGAGAGACCTGGATGAACAACGACGCCATTTTATGAGTTTCAAGAATCCACAGCAGGTTGTCAGTTGGTTTGTCAACCAACTAAACTTT GAACATCTTGTGTTCAATAATATAGACCAATTCATCAAAACtgtcattgcaagtgtattcctTGTACCTCTTCAAATGGATGGTAACCACATAAAGCTACTGTTACCAGTTCACCGACCAGTGAATTCATTACCTGAGGCCCTCCATTATCTTTCAACAAGCCAAGTCCCTACTGTTGACACAGCTCTTTGGTCAATGGACTCTCTTATGCCCACTCCAGCTGATAACTTAATCTGGGCCTATTACTCACTTGTACCACGGCATGCAAGATATTTGTTTCCACCTTACAATCGCACAGCCTTGGTTGTTGATGGTACCGGAATCCTCACATTTGATGGGGCTGTCCTGAGGGCACCCCGATCTCCATGCAAGGTCCTCCTAGTTCAGCACAAGCTTGAATCTTTGGTTATGCAGAACCTGCAGCCAGCATACATACCCCACTTTGTCTTAAAATCATCTGAAACCAAGGTAGAGGTTAAACCTGATTTTACGGTTACCATAAATGGGCAACCTATCACTGGTCCACAACGAAAGCAGGGAAAAGTAGAGGTTTACAAAAAGGCCGAAAAGATTGAAGTGAGGACACCCTACATCACGCTTTACGTCTATCAGAGGAGCCACACAATAGCAGTTGAAGTCTCTGGCTGGACTTTCGGTCAGCTGGCTGGTCTCTTGGGTACTTATGATGGTGAGATGAGCAACGACTGGATAACTCCTGATGGTTCAAGGCCTTCCAACATGCAGGAGCTTGTGAAATCTTGGCAAGAAGATCAGAGCTGTCAGACACCTGGAGTTTCCCCTGATGGTCTCCTGAGGGCTCCAGTGACAGAAATAGCCCAGTGCAACGCTCTCTTCTCTGGTAGGTCGAGGTGCAACCCAGTCATCCGCCCAGATCCATTCCTGCAGATATGTTATACAAGTGAACATGCCTGCCATGTTGCAAGGGCGTACACTGCCTTATGTGCAATTGTGGGAGTGGCGGATGTTTTCCCAACAGGCTGCTGA